The Nitrospirota bacterium genome has a segment encoding these proteins:
- a CDS encoding outer membrane beta-barrel protein → MKRTITAVLTLALVLTVTTVIPTTAAAAGSKPGPYEIDGSIGFGSGSGDFDAGFGANFGAGYMLDSIDKNLQARIDLGYYNFSRDFFGIGLDFTRMPITIGARYYFPVADQLKLFAQAGVETSVDKKDTFDLFMGKHSKSEVNLGITPGAGVDFSISPEVSAFAVASIHLISDDYFSMQFGAAYHF, encoded by the coding sequence ATGAAAAGAACGATCACCGCAGTACTTACTCTTGCCCTCGTGTTGACGGTCACGACCGTGATTCCCACGACCGCGGCAGCGGCAGGCTCCAAACCGGGCCCCTATGAAATAGACGGCTCGATCGGGTTCGGAAGCGGGTCGGGAGACTTCGATGCCGGCTTCGGCGCCAATTTCGGCGCCGGGTATATGCTGGACTCGATCGATAAGAATCTCCAGGCTCGGATCGACCTTGGCTACTACAATTTCAGCCGGGATTTCTTCGGAATAGGACTGGACTTTACGCGCATGCCGATCACAATCGGCGCACGCTACTATTTCCCGGTGGCCGACCAGTTGAAACTCTTCGCCCAAGCCGGTGTTGAAACAAGCGTCGATAAAAAAGACACCTTCGATTTGTTCATGGGGAAGCATTCGAAGAGCGAAGTGAATCTGGGTATCACGCCGGGTGCCGGGGTCGACTTCTCCATCAGTCCCGAGGTCAGTGCCTTCGCCGTTGCAAGCATCCACCTGATCTCGGACGATTACTTCAGCATGCAATTCGGTGCCGCTTACCATTTTTAG
- a CDS encoding competence/damage-inducible protein A, which produces MRAEIIATGSELLSGVPETNSLFLSEELLSLGIETAFKTVVGDDEKDMEDTFRRAMDRAEVVIISGGIGPTEDDITRKVVAKIVKKRLVLNEDAHKAIHERLAGRGKDVLVANDRQALIPVGARLLRNPVGIAPGFFLFEKDSFIAVLPGVPRELYAMFREELKPALAERASGRLFLRRKVLHTCGISESAVNKAIQDIMRRAEPKVGLTAKETGVDIRIIAPGTSADQAQSHADRTEAVIRERLGDAVYAADGQTMEEVVGALLKQRRLTLAVAESCTGGLIGAQITNIAGSSGYFDRGVVTYSNTAKTELLGVPAGLIDRHGAVSSEVAKAMAKAVRESANVDIGLSVTGIAGPGGGSEQKPVGLVYTAVATDRGVQAVEHRFLGDREQIRLRSAQMALDMVRRYLIG; this is translated from the coding sequence ATGCGTGCTGAGATCATAGCGACCGGCAGCGAACTGCTCTCCGGCGTTCCCGAGACGAATTCCCTGTTCCTGTCCGAGGAACTCCTGTCCCTGGGGATCGAAACGGCCTTCAAGACCGTCGTGGGGGACGATGAGAAGGACATGGAAGACACCTTCCGCAGGGCCATGGACCGGGCCGAGGTGGTGATCATCTCGGGCGGGATAGGCCCGACCGAGGACGACATCACGCGCAAGGTGGTCGCCAAGATCGTCAAGAAGCGGCTCGTGCTGAATGAGGACGCGCACAAGGCGATCCATGAACGGCTTGCGGGCAGGGGAAAGGACGTCCTGGTCGCGAACGACCGGCAGGCCCTGATCCCGGTCGGCGCCCGGCTTCTGCGCAATCCCGTGGGCATCGCGCCGGGTTTCTTTCTCTTCGAAAAGGACTCCTTTATCGCGGTGCTGCCCGGCGTTCCGCGGGAACTGTACGCCATGTTCCGGGAAGAGCTGAAACCGGCGCTCGCGGAGCGGGCCTCGGGAAGGCTGTTCCTCAGGCGGAAAGTGCTGCACACCTGCGGCATTTCCGAGTCGGCAGTCAACAAGGCCATCCAGGACATCATGCGCAGGGCCGAGCCGAAGGTGGGCCTGACCGCGAAGGAAACCGGGGTGGATATCCGGATCATTGCTCCCGGCACCAGCGCCGACCAGGCCCAGTCTCACGCGGACCGGACCGAAGCCGTGATCAGAGAAAGGCTCGGCGACGCGGTCTACGCCGCGGACGGCCAGACCATGGAAGAGGTGGTCGGCGCTCTCCTCAAACAGCGGAGGCTCACGCTCGCCGTGGCGGAGTCATGTACCGGCGGCCTGATCGGCGCCCAGATCACGAACATCGCCGGAAGCTCCGGGTATTTCGACCGCGGTGTGGTGACCTACAGCAACACCGCCAAGACGGAGCTGCTGGGAGTGCCGGCGGGCCTGATCGACCGCCACGGCGCGGTCAGCAGCGAGGTCGCAAAGGCCATGGCGAAGGCCGTCAGGGAATCGGCGAACGTGGACATCGGCCTTTCCGTCACCGGCATCGCCGGCCCGGGCGGCGGGAGCGAGCAGAAGCCCGTGGGCCTGGTCTACACGGCGGTCGCGACAGACCGGGGAGTGCAGGCGGTCGAGCACCGGTTCCTCGGCGACCGTGAGCAGATCCGGCTGAGGTCCGCGCAGATGGCGCTGGATATGGTGAGGAGATACCTGATCGGGTGA
- a CDS encoding phosphatidylglycerophosphatase A, with product MNAAEQTEKGGLRRGLILFLAQGAWSGRSPFAPGTAGTMVAVLLYLLLAGLPAAWYLAACAAVTGIAIWIADEAERMLGRKDDGSIVIDEIAGYLVSMALVPAGWLFIAAGFFLFRVFDIIKPFPARRLQDLHGGPGIVLDDIAAGVYTNIVLRVIWYFAN from the coding sequence ATGAACGCCGCTGAACAGACGGAAAAGGGAGGATTGAGAAGGGGACTGATCCTTTTCCTGGCGCAGGGCGCCTGGTCGGGGAGGTCTCCCTTCGCGCCGGGCACCGCGGGGACAATGGTTGCCGTTCTCCTGTACCTGCTCCTTGCCGGTCTGCCCGCTGCCTGGTATCTCGCCGCGTGCGCCGCGGTGACCGGGATCGCGATCTGGATTGCCGATGAGGCGGAACGGATGCTGGGCAGGAAGGACGACGGGTCGATCGTGATCGACGAGATCGCCGGGTATCTCGTTTCGATGGCCCTGGTGCCCGCCGGGTGGCTGTTCATCGCCGCGGGGTTCTTCCTGTTCCGGGTGTTCGATATCATCAAGCCATTTCCGGCAAGACGGCTGCAGGACCTGCACGGCGGCCCGGGCATCGTGCTGGACGACATCGCGGCGGGGGTGTATACGAATATCGTGCTTCGAGTAATCTGGTACTTTGCGAATTGA
- the thpR gene encoding RNA 2',3'-cyclic phosphodiesterase produces the protein MRSFIAIEIPEAIKKQMAEAQDRLKGSGVEASWTRPEGIHLTLKFLGEIPAALVPDIEQALSGAVSGRGRFRLAVGGVGAFPNANNTRVAWIGLSGDLDQLTRLQEAVEDAMARLGMDRENRAFKPHLTLARVKYIRSRDQWRKALDEIRDIKLPEFEVTGVSLMKSELNRSGAVYTEIAKVGLR, from the coding sequence ATGCGTTCCTTCATCGCCATAGAGATACCCGAGGCCATCAAGAAACAGATGGCCGAGGCGCAAGACCGGCTCAAGGGTTCGGGCGTGGAGGCGAGCTGGACCAGGCCCGAGGGCATCCATCTGACGCTCAAGTTTCTCGGAGAGATACCGGCAGCGCTGGTCCCGGACATCGAGCAGGCGCTCTCGGGAGCGGTCTCGGGCAGGGGAAGGTTCCGGCTTGCCGTCGGAGGGGTGGGCGCGTTCCCGAATGCGAACAACACGCGCGTGGCATGGATAGGCCTTTCGGGGGACCTCGATCAGCTCACGCGGCTGCAGGAAGCGGTCGAGGACGCAATGGCCCGGCTTGGCATGGATCGCGAGAACAGGGCGTTCAAACCGCATCTCACGCTCGCGAGGGTCAAGTACATCCGGTCCCGCGACCAGTGGCGCAAGGCGCTCGACGAGATCAGGGACATCAAACTGCCGGAGTTCGAGGTGACCGGCGTCAGCCTGATGAAGAGCGAGCTCAACCGGAGCGGCGCCGTGTACACGGAGATTGCAAAAGTGGGACTGCGATAA
- the recA gene encoding recombinase RecA: MADKERLKALELAVGQIEKQFGKGSIMRLGREEVPANIPAISTGSLGLDIALGVGGVPRGRIVEVYGPESSGKTTLALHIIAEAQKAGGQAAFIDAEHALDVIYARKLGVRTDDLLISQPDTGEQALEITETLVRSGAIDVIVVDSVAALTPRAEIEGEMGDAHMGLQARLMSQALRKLTGAISKSNTTLLFINQIRMKIGVMFGNPETTTGGNALKFYASVRLDIRKVSAVKEGEEVTGGRVKVKVVKNKIAPPFRAAEFDIMFNEGISKTGEIIDMGVEKNIIEKSGAWFSYSGTRIGQGRENVKQFLNEHRDMMAEIELKVRQAAGLPVSGADAPAAESGAPAKDKEAAPAPERVIKAAKGQKSEKHAEA, translated from the coding sequence ATGGCGGACAAGGAACGGTTGAAAGCGTTGGAACTGGCGGTGGGACAGATCGAGAAGCAGTTCGGCAAGGGCTCGATCATGCGGCTGGGCAGGGAGGAAGTGCCGGCCAACATTCCCGCCATTTCCACGGGCTCCCTGGGGCTTGACATCGCGCTCGGCGTGGGCGGCGTGCCGAGGGGAAGGATCGTCGAGGTCTACGGGCCCGAGTCGTCGGGCAAGACCACGCTGGCGCTCCATATCATCGCCGAGGCGCAGAAGGCAGGCGGCCAGGCCGCCTTCATCGACGCCGAGCATGCGCTGGATGTCATCTACGCGCGCAAGCTTGGGGTGCGCACCGACGACCTTCTGATATCACAGCCGGATACGGGCGAGCAGGCGCTCGAGATCACCGAGACGCTGGTCCGGAGCGGCGCCATCGACGTCATCGTCGTGGATTCCGTGGCGGCGCTCACGCCGCGTGCCGAGATCGAAGGAGAGATGGGCGACGCGCACATGGGGCTCCAGGCGCGCCTCATGAGCCAGGCGCTCCGCAAGCTGACGGGCGCCATCAGCAAGTCCAACACCACGCTCCTCTTCATCAACCAGATCCGCATGAAGATCGGCGTGATGTTCGGCAATCCCGAAACGACCACGGGCGGCAACGCGCTCAAGTTCTACGCCTCGGTCCGGCTCGATATCCGCAAGGTGTCGGCCGTCAAGGAAGGCGAGGAAGTGACCGGCGGAAGGGTGAAGGTGAAAGTGGTGAAAAACAAGATAGCCCCTCCCTTCCGGGCCGCTGAATTTGATATAATGTTCAACGAAGGAATCTCGAAGACCGGCGAGATCATCGACATGGGCGTCGAGAAGAACATCATCGAAAAGAGCGGCGCCTGGTTCTCCTACAGCGGGACGCGCATCGGCCAGGGACGGGAGAATGTGAAGCAGTTCCTGAACGAGCACCGGGACATGATGGCCGAGATCGAGCTCAAGGTGCGGCAGGCAGCGGGCCTCCCGGTCAGCGGTGCAGACGCACCGGCCGCGGAGAGCGGCGCGCCGGCGAAAGACAAGGAAGCCGCGCCGGCTCCCGAGAGGGTAA
- a CDS encoding AsmA-like C-terminal domain-containing protein, protein MSVENTKKSRTARRIAATALSIPLLLIILVLTTTWLINRAPVQNRVRQGVEQRTGNMVTFRSLRLSLLPRPRLALYQVRVNVAGSMDITIPRARIYPEVLPLLTGRVRIAKVKLDDPALSMDLKEEPEAAPEEPRALFEETRSDIETAATSIESVGPAFVAEVNRGTIVLRKGGSEIIRADEIAGSLALIPGGFEIGVTAKGLHLGPVSLRGAIFTRKSGIAVRDLYLAGGRSSLSGVTASFHWRRSPYLRIESGGAIIYLEDLFERRQRLGRLGDKLRDVQGMKGVVRIAEMTFTGPLLHEERWEMNAAGSLEGIEVQSALVPGPVRIRTGSFKATTKTLTLQNLDADFLDSSITTGLKLAGSVHGMSSMDLSLRGRIGHDSIVWAAHTLHPPPDLIPRAALSLESLRFTWEKGPVYTVQGAATIQNGPRVSVDLRQSPHALDIKRLVVEDGKDKASLALRKRSEQMEITYQGKVSEDTFNRIFERSSGHHGWIRGDLRANILLDKPGESTARGELEGGDLSYGPGNGVAVTARQIKLGVDEKVLTLKEGSFLYGDHPFDLTGTVTVSEGGFRFDANLAAESLSLAMLQQAFSRNKNESPKAGAAPAVPVRGIINLAAKDFSIDKFRFSPVKARISVDQRGSVGIQVIESKLCGISVPGRIEILHSGVQLDLNPAVIDQPLEPALDCFSTNRRVTGTYSFLGGLHSRGNNEELLRSLEGWASFSAKDGRFYTNPLLSRIFAFLNLTELLRGKLPDMGRDGFAYKSVRIKGDIKNGRLALKEAIIEGETLNLVADGEIDIAAGKLDMTVLVAPFKTIEAILGKIPLLKSVLANKLITVPVRVSGDLNNPNIILLDPKAVGGHVLDIMEGILDLPFKVVDPLFRGGKTD, encoded by the coding sequence ATGAGTGTCGAGAACACAAAAAAGAGCCGGACTGCCCGGAGGATCGCCGCAACTGCGCTGTCCATCCCCCTTCTTCTGATCATCCTGGTGCTGACAACAACGTGGCTTATTAACCGGGCGCCGGTCCAGAACAGGGTTCGCCAGGGCGTTGAGCAAAGAACCGGTAATATGGTAACTTTCCGGAGCCTGCGTCTTTCGCTGCTTCCCCGGCCGCGGCTGGCGCTGTACCAGGTCCGCGTGAACGTTGCCGGGAGCATGGACATCACGATCCCTCGTGCCCGCATCTACCCGGAAGTGCTGCCGCTTCTCACGGGGAGGGTCAGGATAGCGAAGGTTAAATTGGACGATCCCGCCTTAAGCATGGACCTCAAGGAGGAACCGGAGGCAGCTCCCGAGGAACCCCGCGCTCTGTTCGAGGAAACGCGGAGCGATATCGAAACCGCTGCCACATCGATAGAATCTGTGGGTCCCGCTTTTGTTGCCGAGGTGAACCGTGGAACGATCGTTCTCCGCAAAGGCGGGAGCGAGATCATCAGGGCGGACGAAATTGCCGGCTCCCTCGCCCTCATTCCCGGGGGGTTCGAGATCGGGGTCACCGCGAAAGGTCTGCACCTGGGCCCGGTATCGCTGAGGGGAGCGATCTTCACGCGGAAAAGCGGCATCGCGGTCAGAGACCTCTACCTGGCGGGAGGCCGGTCCTCCCTGTCGGGCGTGACCGCGTCATTCCACTGGAGAAGGAGCCCCTATCTCAGGATCGAGTCGGGCGGGGCGATCATCTATCTCGAGGACCTTTTCGAACGCAGACAGCGGCTGGGACGCCTGGGAGACAAGCTTCGGGACGTGCAAGGCATGAAGGGAGTTGTGAGGATTGCGGAGATGACCTTCACGGGCCCGCTGCTGCACGAGGAGCGGTGGGAGATGAACGCTGCAGGCAGCCTGGAGGGGATCGAGGTGCAATCCGCCCTCGTCCCCGGCCCCGTACGGATCAGGACCGGCTCCTTCAAAGCAACGACGAAGACCCTGACCCTGCAGAACCTCGACGCGGACTTCCTGGACTCCTCGATCACGACGGGGCTGAAGCTCGCCGGCTCGGTCCACGGGATGAGTTCAATGGACCTGTCCCTGCGGGGGAGGATCGGGCACGACAGCATCGTGTGGGCAGCACACACGCTGCACCCGCCCCCTGATTTGATACCTCGCGCGGCGCTCTCGCTTGAGTCCCTTCGCTTCACCTGGGAAAAGGGGCCGGTGTATACCGTCCAAGGAGCGGCGACGATCCAGAACGGCCCCCGTGTGTCCGTTGACCTGCGCCAAAGCCCTCATGCACTCGACATCAAGCGCCTCGTCGTAGAGGATGGCAAGGACAAAGCATCGCTGGCACTGCGGAAAAGGTCAGAACAGATGGAAATCACCTATCAGGGCAAAGTGAGCGAAGATACGTTCAACAGGATATTCGAACGATCATCCGGTCATCATGGCTGGATCCGGGGAGACCTGCGCGCCAATATCCTTCTGGACAAGCCCGGGGAATCCACGGCGCGGGGTGAACTCGAGGGAGGCGACCTCTCGTATGGGCCCGGCAACGGCGTAGCGGTCACAGCCAGGCAGATCAAACTCGGCGTGGACGAAAAGGTGCTGACCCTGAAGGAGGGGTCCTTTCTCTATGGAGACCACCCCTTCGATCTCACCGGCACGGTCACCGTGTCAGAGGGAGGATTCCGCTTCGATGCGAACCTCGCCGCGGAAAGCCTGTCCCTGGCGATGCTCCAGCAGGCCTTCAGCCGTAACAAGAACGAAAGCCCAAAAGCCGGGGCTGCCCCTGCCGTTCCGGTCCGGGGCATCATCAACCTTGCTGCAAAGGACTTCTCGATCGACAAGTTCCGGTTCAGCCCGGTGAAAGCCAGGATCTCCGTCGACCAGAGGGGCAGCGTCGGCATACAGGTCATCGAGTCGAAGCTTTGCGGCATCTCCGTTCCGGGCCGCATTGAGATCCTGCACAGCGGCGTGCAACTGGACCTGAATCCCGCGGTCATCGACCAGCCGCTCGAACCGGCGCTTGACTGCTTCTCCACCAACAGGCGGGTCACCGGCACGTACAGCTTTCTCGGCGGGCTCCACTCCCGGGGAAATAACGAGGAGCTTCTGCGTTCCCTGGAGGGATGGGCCTCGTTTTCCGCGAAGGACGGAAGATTCTATACCAATCCGTTGCTGTCGCGAATATTTGCTTTCTTGAATTTGACCGAACTGCTCAGGGGAAAGCTCCCGGACATGGGGAGGGACGGGTTTGCCTACAAGTCGGTCAGGATCAAGGGAGACATCAAGAACGGCAGGCTGGCGCTCAAGGAAGCAATTATTGAAGGCGAGACGCTGAACCTCGTGGCTGACGGGGAGATCGATATCGCCGCAGGCAAGCTTGACATGACGGTCCTGGTCGCGCCGTTCAAGACCATCGAAGCTATTCTGGGCAAGATCCCGCTCCTGAAATCGGTCCTTGCAAACAAGCTGATCACCGTGCCCGTCCGCGTGTCGGGCGATCTCAACAACCCCAACATCATCCTCCTCGATCCCAAGGCCGTGGGCGGGCATGTGCTGGACATCATGGAGGGCATCCTGGACCTACCCTTCAAGGTCGTGGATCCGCTCTTCCGAGGCGGGAAAACGGACTGA
- a CDS encoding co-chaperone GroES: MKLIPLHDWAVIVPAQAAAMTAGGLYIPDSAKEKPEEGVVEAIGPGALEEEKTGRKKVAREERKFIPTTVKPGDRVLYERWAGRTHTLGKEERVLVRERDILGLLERPLEIPAVTASGKPTAIVARPVPPVPTKRAQDLLATKVKEKPKKKAPKPAAKKSAKKSGGKKAKKTAKKAVVRKSAAKAAPSRKGKAGSKKAGKKK; the protein is encoded by the coding sequence ATGAAGTTGATCCCGCTGCATGATTGGGCTGTAATAGTGCCGGCGCAGGCGGCTGCCATGACTGCCGGCGGACTGTATATCCCCGACTCGGCGAAAGAGAAGCCCGAGGAGGGCGTGGTCGAGGCGATCGGTCCCGGCGCCCTGGAGGAAGAGAAAACAGGCAGGAAAAAGGTTGCACGGGAGGAGCGGAAATTCATCCCGACGACCGTGAAACCCGGCGACCGCGTTCTCTACGAGCGCTGGGCGGGCAGGACCCATACGCTGGGGAAAGAAGAGCGGGTGCTCGTGCGGGAGCGGGATATCCTTGGCCTGCTCGAGAGGCCGCTCGAGATACCGGCGGTCACTGCTTCGGGAAAGCCGACGGCGATCGTCGCCCGGCCGGTCCCGCCGGTGCCGACGAAGAGGGCGCAGGACCTATTAGCCACGAAGGTCAAGGAAAAGCCAAAAAAGAAGGCGCCGAAGCCCGCCGCAAAAAAGAGCGCAAAGAAGTCGGGAGGCAAGAAAGCAAAGAAAACAGCGAAGAAGGCCGTTGTCAGGAAGAGCGCTGCCAAGGCCGCGCCGTCCAGAAAAGGGAAGGCCGGGAGCAAGAAGGCGGGAAAGAAGAAATAA
- a CDS encoding ATP-binding protein produces MTQITEETFEQILKSFIRSETIDLSRVSFIDPYGMLALLEIGELCQLEDVRKTIILPRSADVLSYLDRMDFFTHARRTFSLEESSGRAAGKPQKSIDSDVLLEITPIEKSNDIHFIVGKVRDRAQAILAAHLHYDERAISGFIVALSEVCQNIIEHSENKGFVGIQKYRFPKLDKNVVKIAVMDIGIGFRRSLSGRFKLRGDLEAIEKGLLHGASRYEDEGRGHGLAAVRRFITQWNGKLSIRSGTARLSIVPKWARGREQEHGLTLFPGAQINILLPEIHSQ; encoded by the coding sequence ATGACCCAGATCACCGAAGAAACCTTCGAACAGATACTCAAATCCTTCATCCGCTCGGAAACGATCGACTTGAGCAGGGTCTCCTTCATCGACCCCTACGGCATGCTGGCGCTCCTCGAGATAGGCGAGCTCTGCCAGCTCGAGGACGTCAGGAAGACGATCATCCTTCCCCGGTCCGCTGATGTTCTTTCCTACCTCGACCGGATGGACTTTTTCACTCATGCCCGGCGAACCTTCTCCCTGGAAGAATCATCCGGCCGGGCTGCCGGGAAGCCTCAAAAAAGCATTGATTCGGACGTGCTGCTCGAGATAACTCCGATCGAGAAATCGAACGACATCCATTTCATCGTCGGGAAGGTGAGGGACCGCGCCCAGGCCATCCTCGCGGCCCACCTGCACTATGATGAGAGGGCCATCAGCGGGTTCATCGTCGCCCTGTCCGAGGTCTGCCAGAACATCATCGAGCACAGCGAGAACAAGGGCTTTGTCGGCATCCAGAAGTACCGATTCCCGAAGCTGGACAAGAACGTCGTCAAGATAGCGGTCATGGACATCGGCATCGGGTTCCGAAGATCGCTTTCCGGCAGGTTCAAGCTCAGGGGCGATCTCGAGGCCATCGAAAAGGGGCTGCTCCACGGCGCGTCGCGCTACGAAGACGAGGGCAGGGGGCACGGTCTTGCCGCGGTGCGTCGTTTTATCACGCAGTGGAACGGGAAGCTTTCGATCCGCTCCGGCACCGCCAGGCTTTCCATCGTTCCGAAATGGGCCCGGGGCAGGGAGCAGGAGCACGGCCTTACCCTTTTTCCGGGAGCGCAGATCAATATTCTCCTGCCCGAAATCCATTCGCAATAA
- a CDS encoding type I restriction enzyme HsdR N-terminal domain-containing protein, translating into MEDESVAREKKIIAILNEEIEDGADLAAEARRMVEYLLLEKKGYAREEVRKNVVFDVVLDKERLTSSVDFLVTVEGKKAMIIKCAAGSLASRERQALAAARLIGDPPVPIAVVADPETAEVLDAGTGEVIGEGFGAIPTRDQIAGLLSERRPVTLSPVRIEREKRILLAFDAIRCSVPRGADGGVRIGPEPGKDKC; encoded by the coding sequence ATGGAAGACGAAAGCGTGGCACGTGAAAAGAAGATCATTGCGATACTGAACGAGGAGATCGAGGACGGGGCCGATCTCGCGGCGGAAGCGCGCCGCATGGTGGAGTATCTTCTGCTGGAAAAGAAGGGCTATGCGCGGGAAGAGGTCCGGAAGAACGTGGTATTCGATGTGGTCCTCGACAAGGAGCGGCTCACTTCATCCGTGGATTTCCTGGTGACCGTGGAGGGGAAAAAGGCGATGATCATCAAGTGCGCCGCGGGATCTCTCGCTTCCCGTGAGCGCCAGGCCCTGGCGGCTGCACGGCTGATCGGCGATCCGCCGGTCCCGATCGCGGTCGTCGCCGACCCGGAGACGGCGGAGGTGCTCGATGCCGGCACGGGCGAGGTCATCGGCGAGGGGTTCGGAGCGATCCCCACGCGGGACCAGATCGCGGGCCTCCTGTCGGAGAGGCGGCCAGTAACGCTTTCGCCGGTGCGCATCGAAAGGGAGAAGCGCATCCTCCTGGCCTTTGATGCGATCCGGTGCAGCGTGCCGCGCGGCGCAGACGGCGGGGTCCGGATCGGGCCGGAGCCGGGGAAGGACAAGTGCTGA